In Macaca mulatta isolate MMU2019108-1 chromosome 16, T2T-MMU8v2.0, whole genome shotgun sequence, the sequence ATTTAGATTCTTATTTTCCTACCCTCATTATTTAAAAAGCTGCCTCAGATTTTTCCCATAGAGATAAGgcataaaggccgggcgcggtgactcatgcctgtactcttaacactgtgggaggctgagccgggtggatcacctgaggtcaggagtttgagaccagcctggccaacatggcaaaaccccgtctccactaaaaataaaaatacaaaaattagccaggcgtggtggcaggcgcctgtaatcccagcgactcgagaagctgaggcaggagaaccgcttgaacccagggggcggaggttgcagtgaaccaagatcgcacgatggcactccagcctgggcgacagagtaagactctgtctcaaaaaaaaaaaaaaaaatcatttccagagACTAGCTCTGTCCACAACTCCATgaacatgaatgaatgaagtttcCTCTCTATTTTCCTTTAGGGACTGTTATGCTACCCAACAGGGCTGAGACAGCCCAGCGGGGATCAGAGCTGGACTAAGTTTGCAGGGCCCCAGACAAGTTCCAGCCTCCCGTCTCCCTCCACACCCAGGTCCCAAATAACCAGGCCACACACCGAGTTTCAAGTATCTGTCTCTTCCTTTcactctctcaaaagaaaaaataaataaattgcagaaGGCGGCAGCATTTCCAGTCTTCCCTGGCTCCCGGACACCCGACCCCCgacccctgccccccaccctccctcccgcatTTCCCACTCCCTAGACCCATCCCTCCCTTTTCCCCAAAAAAaattcccaggaaaaaaaaaaaaaaaaaaaaaagccacatttaGACCTTCCACTCATGCAAACCGGCAAAGAAAAAAGGTGGGGGCGTGTGGAAGGCAGGGGCCCACGGTGGAGTCCCCTGCTTCTCCCCCCAAAAAACCAcctttgagaagaaaaaaagtggaaaaaataaatgagaaatcaaGGGACATGGGGAATTGCGATGAGGGCAGGGGTGACCCCAGACCCTGCCTCAGGAGAGAGCGGAGGCCTGTGGCCCTGCATCCCTGCAGCGGGTGCTCCTCGAGGGGGCCCTGACTTCTGGAATGTGTGTGGGAGAAGATGGGGGAGGGCAGGTGGCCCCCGGTGGGTCTGTGTGTGCATTGGgggcgggcgggggcggggaTCCTAAGGAGCAAGGGCTCGGAACCAGGAGCCCAGCTCCCCACCCAGACCCCAGGTTCCTGGCATTCAGGAGCCCAGTTCTGGGGTACGGGGATACATGCAGAGGAGTGTCCCCCCTCCAATAGGCTGGATCCagttagaaaggaaataaataagaaggGATGGGAGGGAGGCCGGGGGGAGCCAAGGGCTTGGGCAATTCAGTCCAGACCAAGGGCCCAGGTGATGGAGGCAGGGCGAGTCCAGGCCAAGCCAGGGCAGGAATCAGAGTCTCTCTCGGGCTGGAACCCAGATGTAGGGGCCTGAGAGGTCCTCGATGACACGCTTCACCTTGTGGTAGATCTCCTCAAAGCTGTCACCCTCCACGATGGCTGGGAGTGGGGTGGAGCAGGTAGTAAGGCCAAGGAAGGGCCAGAGGACACCTGGCCAAGGGAGTGGCACCAGCCCAGAGGAAGGGGCACCTCTTTCTAATTCTCCAAGCCATGAGCCATGAGGCTGTATCCGCCCAAAGGggcacctcttttttttttttttttttttttttttgagactgagtttcactcttagtgcctaggccggagtgcagtggtgcgatctcggttcactgcaacctctgcctccaggttcaagcaattctcctgcctcagcctcctgagtagcttggattacaggtgtccgaAACCACGCCCTGCTAACTTTAGTATtcttactagagacagggtttcatcatgttggccaggctggtcttgaactcctgacctcaggtgatccacctgccttggcctcccaaagtgctgggattacaggcgtaagcccccATGCCATGCCCACAGGGGCACCTCTTTCTAAACCATCCACTGGGAGTGGCGGGGGAGCTCTTTCTAATCCGAGCAAAGGCACCCTACGTGCTGGCGACAGCCTTGCTGTGGCCTCACCTGAGAAGCACTCTGTGAACTCCTGCTCCAGCTTGGTGGCTCTGTCGAAGGCTTTGCGGGCTTGCTCCTCTGTGATCCGCTTGTTAATCTCTCtgtgaagagggagggagagcaggcCTGAGACTGGGCCCACCTGACCCTACCTTTTACCTCCTCTATCTAGGAATGTTAAGTTACAACTAGTATTCTTCTATTTGGAgcacatagcaaaaaaaaaaaaaaaaaaaaatacaattcccAGTATCCTCTGGGGCCACAGATGAGACCCCCACCCGCAACCGCCCCAGCCAGGTGTGGCTACTCCAGGGACATTTCCAGAGCTTCATCCTTCCAGCCTTCAGCCCCAGAGATGGGATTCGGACTCCAACTCCCAACAGCCCCGGAGGCCCTGACTCGTCCCAGCTGGTATACCCCAGGGGCTGCTGGGAGATGTAGTCCCGTCTAGCCcaaggcaggagaggaggggaaaggcCCGATTCCCCGCATCCTCTGGGTTCCAGGTCTCCTGGATTCCAGGTTCTGCTGGGTTTCAGGAATCCCCCTCTGGGGTTGCTGAAACCGCTGTCCAGCGTTCTGAAGGGAGAGTTGACTGCAGAGGCCTAGTGAGGCCCAGGGCCACATGTGTTGGGGGAGCAGAGGGGAGGCCCCCAGGACTATACTCACAGCACATTCTCCAGGGAGCGGGGGCGAATGAAGATGGCGATGGGGTGCAGGTGGGCCGCCTGCAGCCGCCGCACGGCATTGGCCGAGACATCGAGGATGCAGTGCTTCCCCTGGGGGCAGGCAGGGTGGGCGGAGGGGGGCCAGCAGGTGGCGGGAAAGGACAGACAGCAGTGCCGGAGGGACATGGGACGGGGAGAGGTGGGGAATGGGAGGTTGGCCGAAGGGGAGTGACATGGATGTCAAGAAACACGGGGGCAGAGAGTCAGGCAGGAAGAGGGCAGGGACAGagtaaaagacagagaaaggaaagggaagatggAGAGCACGGGGAGAGGGCAGGGACGGGACAgaatggaggaagggaggagcaCCAGGCAGACAGGGACCCAAGAGATGGTGGCAGAGCCGGGGCAGCAGCGAGTGGGGCGGGGTGTGTAAGGCAGAGGTGACACAGGCCGGAAGGAAAGccaagaaaaaggagaaaggaagtaggatagagggaggagggaggggaggacgGACAGAGGACAGACAGATGGAAGGAACAAGGAGacagatgggagggagggaggcagatggagaaaggaaccgtggagggagggagggcagggtggggagcagtggggaaaggaaaggagttaGCAGAGGAGTGGGAGAAGGGAGCGGGGCCCCAGGAAAGGGTGAGGCAGGGGAGAGGACCAGAGGGGAGTCAGGAAAacgggagggacccagtggggaaGGCCAAGCCACCAAAGACAAGGCCATGGGAAGAGAGGAGAAATGGGgcaaggaggagggagtggggagagaaagaggcCAGATGGTGATGGGAAATTTGGGGTCAGGAAGCGAGGGAGGCGGGAGAGAGAGCAGGGGCAGAGAGCAGGCGGTCAGAGTTGCCcaagaggagaaggaggtggaggagcGGAGTCGAGACCCAgcagggaaagagacagagagagagagagttagagAGAGCTGGAGGGAGGcaatggggtggggagaggggagaaggaagaggaccAGGTGCCCGCCAGGTCCTACCTGCTCTGCCACCTCTCGCACGGACTGAACGCTGGTCCCATAGAGGTGGCTGTTGTACTGGCCGGCCTCAATGAACTTGTGCGCCTGAATGTCCTTCTCCATTTTCTCCCGAGACGACACAAAGTGGTAATCCCGGCCATCTATCTCATACTCCCGCTTGGGCCGTGTCGTATCTGCCAGGAAGTCACCCCACCCCCCAAAGATCTAACCACCATCCCTCTAGCTTAAATCCTGCCTACTTCAATCAAATCCCCACAGTGCCCAGCTGGTCCTTTGGTGAAAGGGAGCTTCCAGGGAGACCAAGACTGCGGAGGGCCAGAACCGCTTCCCCTAGCACCCTCCAGGGCCTCCAAGTTTCTGGCCTGGGCATGGGTACTGTGAAATGAGAGTGTGGTTGAGAAGCACCCCTTCTTGCAGACACCCTGTATCCCCCTACACACCAATCCCCCAAAGGCTCTACCTATGGCCCCAGGGATGGGCCTCCTccatcccacccccacctccaccttctcCTCCATCCAAGGCCCCAGCACTCACGGGGAACACAGGATCCAAACTTGTCGGGGAACTCGGAGAGAAGATCATCGTTGGCGCGGTCCTTGGTGGGCCCAAGGATGATGATGGGGCGAGCATAGTGCACTGCGGAGAAAGCCTGGCTTAGGCCGAGCACAGGGTTGGGGGAGCAGCAGGCGCTGGGGCCAAGGCAGGGGCCAGGGCTCACCTTCCATCTGCGTCACTGTCTCGTAGCTCAGAACCGAGTCTTCtcgacctggtgggaggtggggcaTCTGCAAGGGGCTCTGAAACAGGGGACCTGGAGCCCTGTCTCCCCCTTGAGGATATCAAAAGCAGCTCAGTGCTTCTCTCACCCACATCTTCCCAAACTGACCCTACCTACCCTGTGATCCAGAGCTGGAGCCCCAGTCCTAGGAAGAAAAAGCAGGCCACGGGGTTAGTTACAAGCTCAGCTCCATGAGCCCTCACGCTTCCACCCAGGCTCACGCCCTcctccacctaccttggcctttAACCTTGACCACTCTCGTCGCTCAACCCTGTGGGATACATGGAGAGATAGGCGGGTAGGGGAATGCCCAGTGAGGAACCCTGCTGCCCCCACGCTCCAGGCCAGCTGACAGCCCTGGGCACTGTGCTCCTCAATGAGGAGCTGTCCTTCCCAAAGGCTCATGGGAGCCAGGGTCCCCAGGAGGGCCCAGCAGACAAACTGCTAGGAGTTCAGAGGGCAAACGCATCCCCTGTTGGCTGCCCACCCTGGGGGACCTTGGAAACTTCAGTGCCTGTGGCAAGAAGGCTATAGAGCCCAGAAGCCTCACCGCCGTTTGCTGGGGATGAACCCAATGTCGTCGGTCTCACTGTCAGAGTGGACCCGccgtgcctgccaccactcctcaTCACTAGCATCGATGACATGCAGCACGTCCCCAAAGCGGAAGCTCAGGGCCTGGCTCAGGAAGCCGCAGTCCTTGGTCTTGTCGTAATCAAACAGGGCCCTGGAGGGCAAGTGGCTATTGGTCAGAGCCCAGCTGAAGACTCCAGGAAGGATGCCCCAGTCACCCTTCAGTGACAGAGGTCTGCAGATGGCCCTCCCATGAGTGCAATGGATACCGAGGAACCCAAAACCGTGTGGGGACCAAACGCTGACTATCACTCATAATCACCACAACTGTTAGCCATCATTCAGTCCACACTGAGTCCAGTTTCCAGAGGGAGGGCTCGAACTCAATCCTCTCAAGAAAGCAGTTTGCAGTACACATGCACGTCATAAAGTCACAGGGgtacagccaggcgtggtggctcacgcctgtaatcccagcactttgggaggccaaggcgggtggatcacgagggcaggagattgagaccatcctggctaacacggtgaaaccccgtctctactaaaaatacacacacacacacaaaaattagccaggcgaggtggcaggcacctgtagtcccagctactcgggaggctgaggcaggagaatggcgtgaacccggaaggcggagcttgcagtgagcggagagcacgcccactgcactccagcctgggtgacagagcgagactcgcatctcaaaaaaaaaagtcacagggTAACCTTCAATCTGCCCAAattcataagaaaaagaaaggtccCGTGTTTCCAACTAATGATTACCCTTACCAGTATCAAATCTCCATCAGTAAGTCACAACCCCTGGGGTCAGAACCAGAGAAGGAATGAAGATGCGCAGGAAAGCAATGGGcctggagaggagggaggagacccTGGGCCCCCTGGGAGTGTGACAACCACATGATGCTCCCCCTGGGAGCCACCACATAACCCCTGTGGTCACTGGGAGTCAGAACAACATTGGGGACCAACTGGCcccaaggagggaggaagggcagagCAAGGGCTCAGGTGGGAGCCAGCATCCGGGTGGCCGGTGATGCCATTCAGCAAGAGGGAAACTGCTGGCACAGCAGGACAGAACACAGTTCCACAGCAGGATGGTGAGCTCAGTGTGGGACACGTTGAGTGTGGGATGCCTGTGGGACATCCCAGTGGAGATGGCCAGAAAGCAGATGGCCAAAAGTGCAGGTCTTGACCTCCAGAAAGAGGTCAGCCAGGGCCAACAGCTCCGAGAGACATCTGCAGAGCGGAGTGGCAGACGAGGCCATGCAAGCCACAGGGCCAGACGGGGAGAGAAGTAGGGGGTGACCCGCGGGGGCGGGACGGAGATGTGCTTTGGCGGAAACCTAAGCCACAAAAAGAGTCCATGGAGACGAACCCTAAGAGGGGAGAAAATGCCACTGGAGAGACGGGGGCAGGCACCACGGAGCTGCAGCCCACCTCTCCGGAACTGCCCACAGGGATGTAAAGGCTAGGGCAACACTCCAAATACCCTAGAGGACCATGCTCCACCAAGCATTAACCTTTGAGAAGCCAAATTGTGCGGTGGCCTGGGAGTCCCGAGGAAGTGCTGGGATGACCAGGGGCTAGAAGGCAACTGGGATACTTGGGGTAGAGGCTATTTTCCCATCGACAGGGAGTATTTCAAACGTTAACCTGTGCAGTGAAGCCCATGAACCCCTGCTGCGCCtcaggcctggggtggggagtCAGAGCAGGCAGGGTAGAGAGGAGGAGCGGCTgaggcctgggccaggcacagagtGCCCAGGAACGCAGAGGGGCGGAGGAGCCCAGCCCAGGGAGCCTCTGACCTGATGTAGAAACCCCTTTTGGGGTTGCTCCGCAGGGAGGCAGTCCCTGAGCCCAGGCTGCTGTTCATGAGCTGTTCCCGGAGGTCGTGGATCTTGGCCTCGAATCGGCTGTACTCTGAGGAAGGACAGGGAGGTTCCTGAGCTCTGTCCCCATCCTACTGCCACCCCTGTCCTCCCCTACTGAAGCCATCAGCTGAGGAGGCAGAGTTCTAAGGGCCATTTTAGCTCACAAGACAGGAACTTCTGGCCTGGTACCTTCTGGTTTATACTGAGCGATGATCGTGACCGTCTGACCTGCATTCTTCAGGGCAATGGCGGCCTGCTCGTGGCTGGCATTTCGGAGGTCAACACCGTTGACCTAGAGAGAGGAGGACAGGCTGTGTCACCAGAGACAGAAGCCAGCACTTCTGGGTCCAGGTGGAGCAGGGAGTGGTCCCGCAAGAGGACTCGGCTGCAGCCCACCCAGGCCCCTCCCCAAGAGCTCTGCGCTCTGCCCTGAGGGGAGGGGGTGGTGCAGGTAGGGGCAGGCCTTCCCTCACCGACAGGATCTGGTCCCCCTTCCGCAGCTCCCCACTGAGGTCTGCAGGGCCCCCGGCCAGGATAAAGGAGATGAAGATGCCTTCACCGTCCTCGCCACCCACGATGTTGAAGCCCAGGCCCGTGGAGCCCCGGTGGATCACAATTCGCCTCGGTTCTCGGGGAATGTCTTCCTCCCCGAGCAGGTCCTTGGCCACTGGGGAGTAGCGCCGAGGGGAAGTGGGGGTCATGGCTGTGGGGTAATCGGTGCCCAGGTAGCTGCTGTGACTGATCTCGTTGTCCAGGTGCTGAGAATAAGCTGAGGAAGACACAGGGCAGAGATGAAAGTGCCTGGAGGGAAACAGCATCCGCCACCCAACCTTCTCCCCAGGTGCCAGGAGAGCCAAAGTCAGGTGGAAGGGAAGTTGTTCTCTCAGAGACGCCGGGGTGGGGTGGTAAGGGGATATCGGATCACAGTGACGTCAGGGGTCAGGAATTTAGAGGTGACATCACAGGCTGGTTGTCCTAAGGGATAAAGAATTTAAACATTATATGTCCTCAGTATGCCAGGGATGGGGAAGTCAAAGGGAACATTAATATTACGCTTTGGGAGTTTTCTTTTGGTTCCTGTGTCACTCAAATCTCTTAATCCATAAAattcttctccctctttttcccCCCAACTCTTTGCCATCCATTTGTTAAGAAAAACTAGGTCATTTCTCTAAAAGAATTTCCCACATTCTATGagggaaattcttttttttttttttgagaaggagtctcaggctggagtgcagtgccgtgatctcagctcacagaagcctctgcctcccaggttcgaacgattctcctgcctcagcctcccgagtagctggaattacaggcacgcaccaccacgcccagctaatttttgtatttttagtagagatggtgtttcaccatgttggccaggttggtcttgaacttctgacatcaaatgatccacccgcctatgcctcccaaagtgctgggattataggcgtgagccaccttgacCAGCCTAGGagggaaattctttttttttttttttttttttttgaggcggagtctcgctctgtcacccaggctggagtgcagtggcgcgatcttggctcactgcaagctccacctcctgggttcacgccattctcctgcctcagtctccagagtagctgggactacaggcacccgccacctcgcccggttaatttttttgtatttttagtagagacggggtttcaccgtgttagtcaggatggtctttatctcccaacctcgtgatccgcccgcctatgcctcccaaagtgctgggattacaggcgtgagccaccgcacctggccctacgAGGGAAATTCTAACAGGGAAATTACTGCTTACCCTCCTGTGGTTTGTTTAGCCTATGCCTCTGCCCCTGTATCTCCTGTAAACTGGCAGTTCATGCTGGAGGCTTGATCAGTTTCAAGTTCAATTCAGAGGTTTTTTTAGTAAGTCCTGTATACTTCATAGGTAGCGCTATGTTCTTCCTACGGCATCACCACAGGATACAATGTCTGGTTGTCTTTCTGTCACGTAAGATTAATGGTAGGTTCAGGGTCGTCAGCCCTGTCCATCCATTATATGGCGCCCCATCAGCCTTTCAGGTGAGTTTTAGCCACATTGTCAATCACCGCCTGGTTCTGATATGTATCAGGGACTGCAAAACGATGATgttctacttctttctttctttggagtgGGGAACATTTATTAGTGggaattcttctttaaaaaagaaaaatcttagccaggcacagtggctcacgcctgtaatcccagcactgtggaggccaaggcaggcagattacttgaggttaggagtaacctggctaacatggtgaaatcccgtctctactaaaagtacaaaaatcggctgggcgtggtggctcatgtctataatcccaggtactcgggaggccgaggcaggagaattgcttgaactcaggaggcggaggttgtaatgagccaagattgtgccactgcactccagcctgggtgacagaacgagactctctctcaaaaaaaaaaaaaaagccgggcgcggtggctcaagcctgtaatcccagcactttgggaggccaagacgggcggatcacgaggtcaggagatcgagaccatcctggctaacacggtgaaaccccgtctctactaaaaaatacaaaaaactagccgggtatggtggcgggtgcctgtagtcccagctacttgggaggctgaggcaggagaatggcgtgaacccgggaggcggagcttgcagtgagctgagatccggccattgcactccagcctgggtggcagagcgagactccgtctcaaaaaaaaaaaaaaaaaaaaaaattcctccagcttggataacatggtgaaaccctatctctacaaaagaccAAAGTTAAACGTTACCTGAGCATGatggcactcgcctgta encodes:
- the DLG4 gene encoding disks large homolog 4 isoform X19 — protein: MDCLCIVTTKKYRYQDEDTPPLEHSPAHLPNQANSPPVIVNTDTLEAPGYLQVNGTEGEMEYEEITLERGNSGLGFSIAGGTDNPHIGDDPSIFITKIIPGGAAAQDGRLRVNDSILFVNEVDVREVTHSAAVEALKEAGSIVRLYVMRRKPPAEKVMEIKLIKGPKGLGFSIAGGVGNQHIPGDNSIYVTKIIEGGAAHKDGRLQIGDKILAVNSVGLEDVMHEDAVAALKNTYDVVYLKVAKPSNAYLSDSYAPPDITTSYSQHLDNEISHSSYLGTDYPTAMTPTSPRRYSPVAKDLLGEEDIPREPRRIVIHRGSTGLGFNIVGGEDGEGIFISFILAGGPADLSGELRKGDQILSVNGVDLRNASHEQAAIALKNAGQTVTIIAQYKPEEYSRFEAKIHDLREQLMNSSLGSGTASLRSNPKRGFYIRALFDYDKTKDCGFLSQALSFRFGDVLHVIDASDEEWWQARRVHSDSETDDIGFIPSKRRVERREWSRLKAKVGGGGREPGWKRREDSVLSYETVTQMEVHYARPIIILGPTKDRANDDLLSEFPDKFGSCVPHTTRPKREYEIDGRDYHFVSSREKMEKDIQAHKFIEAGQYNSHLYGTSVQSVREVAEQGKHCILDVSANAVRRLQAAHLHPIAIFIRPRSLENVLEINKRITEEQARKAFDRATKLEQEFTECFSAIVEGDSFEEIYHKVKRVIEDLSGPYIWVPARERL